The following proteins are encoded in a genomic region of Terriglobia bacterium:
- a CDS encoding PIN domain-containing protein, with product MKEIVYLDICCFKRPFDDASAERVRREAEAVAAVLDAAQDGRIQLVRSPAHDIENEHNPREDRRLATSLWLESAAVRVMPTAETLERAGSLAAAGFSPLDALHIAFAEQSAATWFVTTDDRLLKRARTQRKQLRVEVLRPDQLPPPGGGES from the coding sequence GTGAAGGAGATCGTATATCTTGACATCTGTTGCTTTAAGCGGCCGTTTGATGACGCGAGTGCTGAACGGGTACGGCGCGAAGCCGAAGCTGTGGCAGCAGTTCTGGATGCCGCCCAGGATGGACGGATTCAACTCGTGCGATCGCCGGCCCATGATATAGAAAACGAGCATAATCCGCGGGAAGATCGCCGGCTCGCGACATCTCTATGGCTGGAGTCGGCCGCAGTTCGGGTTATGCCGACTGCGGAAACTCTCGAAAGGGCTGGATCCCTTGCGGCTGCGGGTTTCTCACCGCTCGATGCCTTGCACATTGCATTCGCAGAACAATCGGCGGCGACATGGTTCGTGACAACAGATGACCGGTTACTGAAACGTGCGCGCACTCAGCGCAAGCAGCTTCGTGTGGAAGTGCTCAGGCCGGACCAGCTTCCACCGCCTGGGGGAGGAGAGTCATAA
- a CDS encoding DUF6152 family protein: MNVRVALFFLFLSVPLTAHHGTAAIYDMSKSVTLKGTVTMFKFVNPHVLVYFDVAGKTGTVNWLGEGPNVINWTRIGWNRNSIKAGDQVTVTLYPAKNGKPEGVLAKMVTGNGKEWCCETK, encoded by the coding sequence ATGAACGTCCGCGTTGCCCTCTTCTTTCTGTTCCTGTCCGTTCCACTAACCGCGCATCACGGCACCGCCGCAATTTACGACATGAGTAAGTCCGTCACCCTGAAAGGTACCGTGACCATGTTCAAGTTCGTGAATCCTCATGTCCTGGTTTACTTCGATGTCGCAGGCAAGACTGGAACCGTCAATTGGCTGGGCGAAGGCCCCAATGTCATCAACTGGACTCGAATCGGCTGGAACCGCAACTCCATCAAAGCCGGTGACCAGGTCACCGTGACGCTCTATCCCGCCAAAAACGGCAAGCCCGAAGGTGTTCTCGCCAAGATGGTTACGGGTAACGGCAAGGAATGGTGCTGCGAAACCAAGTAG
- a CDS encoding SAM-dependent methyltransferase, translating into MKDRAVTAPLLPLLLILFIGSGCAALIYEIVWSQLLELVIGASAVSLGVLLATFMGGMCLGSLLFPRLVSARHHPLRLYALLEVGTAAFGLLILFCMPYVGSIYGAIGAFGFWGIVVRATICILCLMPPTLLMGATLPAIARWVQTTPSGIAWLGFFYGGNIAGAVLGCVLAGFYLLRVYDMSIATYVAASINVVIAVAAFLTSKAALYSPPDLDSKQSNSAVPGSWPVYVAIALSGMAALGAEVVWTRLLSMLFGASVYAFSIILAVFLTALGIGSSRASAMSRWSSNPRRDLGICQALLILAIAWSAYMTNSSLPYWPVNPTLTLNFWDNFQMDIFRCALAIGPAALLWGASFPLALAAATARGKDPGRLVGGIYAANTIGGIVGVAAFSLVFVAGYGTQQAQQSLIIISLAAALLALIHENFNKRSLIPAVAAVALGAIFFMTIPVVPGGFIAYGRFFANASYNLRKDKPKVIYSAEGINAAVAVTELRSGIRNFHVAGKIEASTEPRDMKMQRMLGHLPALYNPAPKSILVVGFGAGVTAGAFTLYPGVQRIVICEIEPLIPQAIAGYFRKQNYDVLKDPRVQIVYDDARNFMRTTHEKFDVISYDSIHPWVKGAASLYTEEYFKLAREHLNPGGTISLWVPLYECSMEAAKSQIATFLNVFPDGTLWGNSFEGAGYDLVLMAKKGDPAIDLAQLTDRLARQDHLNVKYSLEDVGIHSVPELAAMYAGRGKDLAPWLADAQINDDRSLRLQYLAGLSLNDYNQDAIYKTILSYNKFPEDLFIGPADIKAELKAALDRAPKS; encoded by the coding sequence ATGAAAGACCGCGCCGTCACGGCCCCGTTGCTGCCTCTGCTCCTGATTCTGTTCATCGGCAGCGGCTGCGCCGCGCTGATTTATGAAATCGTCTGGTCGCAACTGCTGGAGCTGGTGATCGGCGCGTCGGCTGTTTCTCTTGGAGTTCTCCTCGCGACATTCATGGGCGGCATGTGCCTGGGCAGCCTGTTATTTCCGCGACTGGTGTCGGCGCGCCATCATCCTTTGCGGCTTTATGCGCTGCTGGAAGTGGGTACCGCGGCGTTCGGCTTGTTGATTCTCTTCTGCATGCCTTACGTCGGCTCGATCTATGGCGCGATCGGCGCATTCGGGTTCTGGGGGATTGTTGTTCGCGCCACCATCTGCATCTTGTGTTTGATGCCGCCTACTCTCCTGATGGGAGCAACCCTTCCGGCGATTGCGCGGTGGGTACAGACCACTCCAAGCGGAATCGCATGGCTCGGCTTTTTCTATGGCGGAAACATTGCCGGAGCGGTGCTGGGATGCGTTCTGGCGGGGTTCTATCTGCTCCGCGTTTACGACATGAGTATCGCCACATATGTTGCGGCTTCGATCAACGTTGTTATCGCGGTGGCCGCCTTCCTCACCTCAAAAGCGGCACTATACTCGCCGCCGGATTTGGATTCCAAACAGTCGAATTCAGCCGTGCCGGGCTCATGGCCGGTCTATGTTGCCATCGCTCTATCGGGAATGGCGGCACTCGGCGCTGAAGTCGTCTGGACACGGCTGCTATCGATGCTGTTTGGCGCGTCTGTTTATGCCTTCTCCATCATTCTCGCCGTATTCCTGACAGCGCTCGGCATCGGCAGCAGCCGCGCATCAGCAATGTCGCGATGGAGTTCCAATCCCCGGCGCGATCTTGGCATTTGCCAGGCGCTTCTTATCTTGGCGATCGCCTGGTCAGCGTATATGACAAACAGCTCGCTGCCGTACTGGCCGGTGAACCCCACGTTGACGCTGAATTTCTGGGACAACTTTCAGATGGATATCTTCCGATGCGCGCTGGCGATCGGGCCCGCAGCGCTGCTTTGGGGTGCGAGCTTCCCCTTGGCGTTGGCGGCAGCAACCGCAAGAGGCAAGGATCCGGGACGATTGGTGGGCGGAATCTACGCCGCAAATACCATCGGCGGGATCGTTGGAGTGGCCGCATTCAGTCTGGTGTTCGTTGCCGGATATGGGACGCAGCAAGCGCAACAATCCTTGATTATCATTTCCCTGGCCGCGGCGCTCCTGGCGCTCATACATGAAAACTTCAACAAGCGATCCCTCATACCTGCTGTAGCTGCCGTAGCGCTTGGCGCAATCTTCTTTATGACAATCCCCGTGGTTCCAGGGGGGTTCATCGCGTATGGGCGATTTTTCGCGAATGCTTCCTACAACCTCCGTAAAGACAAACCGAAAGTCATTTACTCCGCGGAAGGCATCAATGCCGCCGTTGCCGTGACGGAGTTGCGCAGCGGCATCCGTAATTTTCATGTCGCGGGAAAGATCGAAGCTTCAACCGAGCCGCGGGACATGAAGATGCAGCGAATGCTGGGACATCTCCCGGCTCTGTACAATCCGGCACCGAAATCCATTCTCGTTGTCGGATTTGGCGCCGGGGTAACGGCCGGCGCATTCACGCTCTATCCCGGCGTCCAGCGCATCGTGATATGTGAAATCGAGCCGCTGATCCCCCAGGCCATTGCCGGATATTTTCGCAAGCAAAACTACGACGTCCTCAAGGACCCGCGCGTTCAGATCGTCTACGACGATGCCAGGAATTTCATGCGCACGACACACGAGAAGTTCGACGTGATTTCATACGACTCCATCCATCCGTGGGTCAAAGGCGCCGCATCACTGTATACGGAAGAATATTTCAAGCTGGCCCGCGAGCACCTGAATCCGGGTGGAACCATTTCACTTTGGGTGCCGCTCTATGAGTGCAGTATGGAAGCCGCGAAAAGCCAGATCGCGACATTTCTGAACGTTTTTCCAGACGGCACTCTGTGGGGAAACAGCTTCGAAGGGGCGGGCTATGACCTCGTGCTGATGGCCAAGAAAGGCGATCCCGCCATTGATCTTGCGCAACTCACCGACCGTCTCGCGCGGCAGGATCATTTAAACGTCAAGTACTCGCTGGAAGATGTAGGAATCCATTCCGTCCCGGAACTTGCCGCGATGTACGCCGGCCGTGGGAAAGACCTTGCGCCGTGGCTTGCGGACGCACAAATCAATGACGATCGAAGTCTGAGGCTGCAATACCTGGCGGGTCTCTCATTAAACGACTACAACCAGGATGCGATCTATAAGACGATCCTCTCGTACAACAAGTTTCCCGAGGATTTGTTTATCGGCCCGGCGGACATCAAGGCGGAACTCAAAGCAGCATTGGACCGCGCCCCAAAATCATAG
- a CDS encoding carboxypeptidase-like regulatory domain-containing protein, translated as MKRVLATTLYLLLVSTFGYSAAAPQAQGTATINGTVKDPSGAVLPGVEVTATQTSTNVSRQVVSDERGNFVLPNLPVGPYKVEAALPGFRTFVQTGIELGVNQNPNLNVTMAVGQVSQEVEVNANVTLVETQNLGVRQVIENQEILELPLQSRNPTDLLGLSGGVVPDTAGNASTRSLQGGVGLSIQGLAEGSTTFTLDGALHTNPFDNLNFPIPFPDALQEFSIQTGAQNASGGFQGGATVASVTKSGTNQFHGDVFDYYRNDKFGARGYTSTTKGSQRRQQIGGTIGGPILKDKLFFFGAYQYTTSTSNPTNSAVTLPTPAMLNGDFSQFLKVYTDSKNQIGGCQSVPINNFAGGTPGQLRLTDSPNFIDPKRFDPAAVKLIHLLPQVNGMQDDVFGATHAPLSLWADNPMQTGHSGTVGNDPCGRVWHTSYNSAHDSQIIGKIDYQKSAKNTITGRFFLTPQLTAVPNTLETSHLGFQDTANLGSNGQDNTGAFFTIGDTYVISPTMINSLNLAANRTFIHREGPFAYDVNDLGINAFTYLKKTFEFAVNSSGGGVGAASGQGGVQTDATNSTNTANISDNISITHGRHQISFGGSIATWKVISYANVRSIPVFSFSPSQTTLDSTSTGLGWADFLLGHWTTLRESAPNGLLMKQWYMGYHVQDQWKATNRLTVNAGVRWEPFFPQQQLDGHIYNFSYQAMLAGQKSQVFSTAPPGFSYPGDPGFPNAQAGLNHNWKTFGPRIGMGFDPKGDGKTAIRASYAISYDFVNGQWNFNTNIAPPFGDDTGTSFGPQSSAATLSNPWAGFHGAGFAPNVSPFPYNNSLSNKSIPFTPFGPFISTPPDLTTTYVQTYSLSVQRQLPANFFVSVQYTGNGTRHGWGTYPLNPGLYVPGTGVSTGGCMVPNGAGGTQSLLVADGQVATLAAARASASPCSSATSLNYRRILSMTNAAVGQYASSLDTFEAGENAQYNGLVLSVRRQAKDLTLNANYTWSHCINDLTGNPALTGMPNVDTGDTYTSINGHDPGTPSTAFFDNNGNWLPGVTGLAAAPVHQHDWNRVNCGTDFRQRFTTTAIAQVPRFSNTLVRGALTGWSVSSIVRANTGSYLTIASGGDTALIGGSTAGQTAIQKLADPYSPGRPTGPRAQYLAPGAFVAASTGALSSNHGKFNIVGPGFWQWDAALSRNFQIKEGQRIQARVDMYNVTNSFRPGNPSTSLTSNYGLITSAVGAAPGSVLNRDVQFALKYFF; from the coding sequence ATGAAACGTGTCTTAGCGACGACGCTATATTTGTTGCTCGTTTCCACGTTCGGATACTCCGCAGCTGCACCGCAAGCTCAAGGTACCGCAACGATAAACGGCACCGTTAAGGATCCCTCCGGGGCGGTGTTGCCTGGAGTGGAAGTGACGGCGACGCAAACGAGCACGAATGTCAGCCGCCAGGTGGTTAGTGACGAACGCGGCAATTTCGTTCTGCCGAATCTTCCGGTAGGCCCTTACAAGGTGGAGGCGGCGTTACCGGGATTTCGCACTTTTGTTCAGACTGGAATCGAACTTGGCGTTAACCAGAATCCCAACCTGAACGTCACGATGGCAGTCGGCCAGGTGAGCCAGGAGGTTGAGGTCAATGCCAATGTCACGCTGGTGGAGACGCAGAACCTCGGCGTCCGGCAGGTGATCGAAAACCAGGAAATCCTGGAGTTGCCTCTCCAAAGCCGGAACCCGACCGATTTGCTCGGTCTTTCCGGTGGAGTCGTTCCGGATACCGCAGGTAACGCGTCGACGCGTTCACTGCAAGGCGGCGTTGGGTTGTCCATACAGGGATTGGCGGAAGGCTCGACGACATTCACCTTGGATGGCGCTCTCCATACCAATCCTTTTGACAACCTCAACTTTCCAATCCCGTTTCCCGATGCGTTGCAGGAATTCAGTATCCAGACAGGAGCGCAGAATGCCAGTGGCGGATTCCAGGGCGGCGCAACAGTGGCTTCCGTAACGAAATCCGGAACGAATCAATTCCATGGTGACGTGTTCGATTACTACCGTAACGATAAGTTCGGAGCCCGGGGATATACTTCGACCACAAAGGGCTCCCAGAGGCGGCAGCAGATCGGTGGCACCATTGGCGGTCCGATTCTGAAAGACAAGTTGTTCTTTTTCGGCGCGTATCAGTACACCACCAGCACATCGAATCCCACAAACTCAGCTGTAACCCTTCCGACGCCTGCCATGCTGAACGGCGATTTTTCACAATTCCTCAAGGTATATACCGATTCCAAAAATCAGATCGGCGGATGCCAGAGCGTGCCGATCAACAATTTTGCCGGCGGAACTCCGGGGCAGCTCAGGTTGACGGACAGCCCCAACTTCATCGACCCGAAACGGTTCGACCCGGCGGCAGTGAAGCTGATTCACCTTTTGCCTCAGGTCAACGGCATGCAGGACGATGTGTTCGGTGCAACCCATGCACCGCTAAGTTTGTGGGCGGATAATCCGATGCAGACCGGTCACTCAGGTACCGTCGGAAATGATCCATGCGGGCGCGTTTGGCACACGAGCTACAACTCCGCGCATGATTCGCAAATCATCGGCAAAATCGATTATCAGAAAAGCGCGAAGAATACGATAACGGGGCGGTTTTTCCTGACTCCGCAACTTACTGCTGTCCCGAACACTTTGGAAACCTCACACCTGGGGTTCCAGGACACGGCAAATCTAGGGTCAAACGGGCAGGACAACACCGGAGCTTTCTTCACAATCGGCGATACCTATGTGATCAGCCCCACAATGATAAACAGTCTCAATCTGGCTGCGAACCGGACATTCATCCATCGAGAGGGCCCATTTGCATATGATGTCAATGATCTGGGCATCAACGCTTTTACGTATTTGAAGAAGACGTTCGAGTTTGCTGTGAATTCAAGCGGCGGAGGAGTAGGGGCGGCTAGCGGTCAGGGTGGCGTTCAGACCGATGCCACCAACAGCACCAATACGGCAAACATTTCAGACAATATCAGCATAACGCATGGCCGGCATCAGATTTCTTTCGGCGGATCGATCGCAACCTGGAAAGTGATTTCGTATGCGAATGTGAGGTCTATTCCGGTTTTCAGCTTCTCGCCCTCGCAGACCACGCTGGACTCCACCAGTACCGGTTTGGGCTGGGCAGATTTTCTGCTCGGGCACTGGACAACGCTGCGGGAGTCGGCCCCGAACGGGCTTTTAATGAAGCAATGGTACATGGGCTATCACGTCCAGGATCAATGGAAAGCAACAAACAGACTGACCGTAAACGCAGGCGTGCGATGGGAGCCATTCTTCCCGCAACAGCAGCTCGATGGCCACATTTACAACTTCAGTTACCAGGCCATGTTGGCGGGCCAGAAGAGCCAGGTTTTTTCCACTGCGCCTCCGGGCTTCAGTTATCCCGGAGATCCGGGATTTCCGAATGCGCAGGCGGGTCTGAACCACAACTGGAAAACCTTTGGGCCCCGCATCGGCATGGGTTTTGATCCGAAAGGCGACGGCAAAACGGCGATTCGGGCCTCCTACGCCATTTCGTATGATTTCGTGAATGGGCAGTGGAACTTCAACACCAACATTGCTCCGCCTTTTGGCGACGATACCGGAACAAGCTTTGGTCCTCAAAGCTCGGCCGCGACGCTTTCAAATCCGTGGGCGGGTTTCCACGGGGCTGGATTCGCACCGAATGTAAGCCCATTCCCGTACAACAACTCACTGTCGAACAAAAGTATTCCCTTTACGCCGTTCGGTCCTTTCATCAGCACACCCCCGGACCTGACAACGACTTACGTCCAGACCTACAGCTTGAGTGTGCAGCGTCAATTACCAGCTAACTTCTTTGTGTCCGTCCAATATACAGGCAATGGAACGCGTCATGGTTGGGGAACGTATCCCCTGAATCCGGGTCTTTATGTTCCAGGCACGGGAGTATCGACTGGAGGTTGTATGGTTCCCAACGGCGCCGGCGGGACACAGAGTCTGCTCGTGGCAGATGGCCAGGTAGCCACTCTGGCGGCCGCGAGGGCTTCAGCTTCACCATGCTCCAGTGCGACCAGTTTGAACTATCGCAGGATTCTCTCGATGACGAACGCCGCGGTAGGTCAATATGCGTCATCGCTGGATACATTCGAAGCCGGGGAGAACGCTCAATACAATGGATTGGTTCTGTCGGTCCGGCGCCAGGCGAAGGATCTGACTCTCAATGCGAACTATACCTGGTCACACTGCATCAATGACTTGACCGGAAATCCCGCATTAACGGGTATGCCAAACGTGGATACCGGCGATACCTACACCAGTATCAATGGTCATGATCCTGGAACTCCATCGACGGCATTCTTCGACAACAACGGTAATTGGCTGCCCGGCGTCACCGGTTTGGCCGCCGCGCCGGTGCATCAACATGATTGGAATCGCGTCAACTGCGGCACGGATTTCAGGCAGCGCTTTACTACCACGGCCATCGCCCAGGTTCCACGTTTCAGCAATACTCTGGTCCGCGGCGCGTTGACCGGTTGGAGTGTGTCGAGCATTGTTCGGGCGAATACCGGCAGCTATCTCACAATCGCCAGTGGCGGGGATACGGCCCTGATTGGCGGATCTACGGCAGGTCAGACTGCAATTCAGAAGCTGGCGGATCCCTACTCCCCGGGCCGGCCGACCGGACCACGCGCACAATATTTAGCTCCCGGCGCGTTCGTCGCGGCGTCCACGGGTGCGCTGTCTTCCAATCACGGCAAGTTCAACATCGTCGGACCGGGTTTCTGGCAGTGGGATGCCGCCTTGTCCCGGAATTTCCAGATTAAGGAAGGTCAGCGCATCCAGGCCAGAGTCGACATGTACAACGTGACGAACAGCTTTCGTCCGGGAAATCCATCCACCTCCCTCACAAGTAATTACGGCTTGATCACCTCAGCTGTGGGTGCCGCTCCCGGCAGCGTCCTCAATAGAGACGTGCAGTTCGCTCTGAAATATTTCTTCTGA
- a CDS encoding alpha/beta hydrolase domain-containing protein — translation MVTKLPGRAIALSAFIVALSAITFLGQTPIPVPGQSPAQGAGQGQRGGGQGQRGQGQRGGGGRGQRGAEAAAPVKQVVAPIPAAIEVTGPGPFFETFMDSHDDVKNVQIPAKDIYAKYGYEAKEYFVSGTAANGQAYKTRIVIRKPKDNSKFNGLILAESMHPSGNPWVFHFVQVYAMNSGVIGLEILTSASPGLVASNETRYKDLVLPNGTANDIIAQVGALLKSDHKDNPLNGLTLRKMVLTGSSASAGVATQYLTNAHMAMRLSDMKPIYDAFMPTSANGQIPELDVPTILVPTMRETFQGRGTTQPDNDKLRVYEFAGMAHIDSRFAGAYYPDPCKYPISRYPMGVMMSVALDKLFAWVDKGVMPPHADRFYVDFNPDNKPEHDRKNGALLALDEFGNVKGGIRNTYVDVPTKSFHTPNEGADPPVPNANPWIANRGVQGINQLCGLGNYETALPKDQLKKLYKDSKNYQSQVAKRYDELVKQGWALPVYKPLVIAEAARVTF, via the coding sequence ATGGTCACGAAATTGCCAGGAAGAGCCATTGCGCTGAGCGCCTTCATTGTCGCGCTCAGCGCAATTACATTTTTAGGACAGACACCGATTCCGGTGCCCGGACAGAGTCCGGCCCAGGGTGCCGGCCAGGGTCAGCGCGGCGGCGGTCAAGGCCAGCGCGGCCAGGGGCAACGCGGCGGTGGTGGCCGCGGACAACGCGGCGCCGAAGCAGCGGCGCCGGTGAAGCAGGTTGTGGCTCCGATTCCTGCCGCAATCGAAGTCACCGGCCCGGGTCCGTTCTTCGAGACCTTCATGGACTCTCACGACGATGTGAAGAACGTGCAGATTCCCGCGAAGGACATCTACGCGAAATACGGTTATGAGGCGAAGGAATACTTCGTTTCCGGAACCGCAGCGAACGGTCAGGCCTACAAAACGCGTATCGTCATCCGGAAACCCAAGGACAACAGCAAATTCAATGGCTTGATTCTTGCCGAATCGATGCACCCGAGCGGCAATCCCTGGGTGTTTCACTTTGTTCAGGTCTACGCGATGAACAGCGGCGTGATCGGTCTCGAGATCCTGACCAGCGCATCGCCTGGGCTGGTCGCGAGCAATGAAACCCGCTACAAGGACCTTGTCCTTCCCAACGGAACCGCCAACGACATCATTGCGCAGGTGGGAGCTCTGCTGAAGTCCGACCATAAAGACAATCCGCTGAACGGCCTCACGCTCCGCAAGATGGTCCTCACCGGGTCTTCGGCCTCTGCCGGTGTTGCCACGCAGTACCTGACGAATGCCCATATGGCGATGCGGTTGTCCGATATGAAGCCCATCTACGACGCCTTCATGCCGACCAGCGCGAACGGCCAGATCCCTGAGCTCGACGTTCCGACGATCCTCGTTCCCACGATGCGCGAAACCTTCCAGGGCCGGGGCACAACCCAGCCGGACAACGACAAGCTCCGGGTTTATGAATTTGCCGGGATGGCGCATATCGATTCGAGGTTTGCGGGCGCGTATTACCCCGATCCCTGCAAATATCCGATCAGCCGGTATCCGATGGGCGTCATGATGTCTGTCGCCCTCGATAAGCTTTTCGCATGGGTCGACAAAGGCGTCATGCCTCCTCATGCCGACCGGTTCTACGTGGATTTCAATCCCGACAACAAACCCGAACACGACCGCAAGAACGGCGCCTTGCTGGCCCTCGATGAATTCGGAAACGTTAAAGGCGGCATCCGGAACACCTACGTCGATGTTCCGACCAAGAGCTTCCACACTCCGAACGAAGGGGCAGACCCGCCGGTTCCCAACGCGAATCCGTGGATTGCGAATCGCGGCGTCCAGGGTATCAATCAGCTCTGCGGCCTTGGAAACTACGAGACCGCGCTGCCGAAAGACCAGTTGAAGAAACTCTACAAAGACTCCAAGAACTATCAGAGCCAGGTTGCAAAGCGCTATGACGAGCTCGTGAAACAGGGCTGGGCGCTTCCAGTCTACAAGCCGCTGGTCATTGCGGAAGCCGCGCGAGTCACGTTCTGA
- a CDS encoding MBL fold metallo-hydrolase, whose amino-acid sequence MKACLLRTSLLAAAAAVAIGISGQTGVLAQYQGAVSSLNANNTPMAPPPLPFWRVRNTKVFLIPGAGSNGANVAVQVGRDGVAMVDSGSAENADKLLATVKYLENLENSIPQPLGFASETRSMINFNSVAPAEGIRWIINTTIGPEHIGGNEKISGGGVTISGGNVGAYAPSGAAIFSREELLARLSETKPGQKPTAAGMLPTDTYSLPQLKFNNFVNGEGIMLYHAPKATTDGDTIVYFRGSDVIVSGDLFRQDTWPVIDVDKGGTIQGVLDALNHILDLSIPEFREEGGTMIIPGHGRLSDSADVGYYRDMCTVIRDRIQDMVNRGLSLQQVRAAKPTMDYDLRYGTATGPWTTDMFVEAVYKTLKPKK is encoded by the coding sequence ATGAAGGCCTGCCTGTTGCGAACGAGCCTGCTGGCGGCCGCTGCGGCCGTGGCGATCGGCATCAGCGGTCAGACGGGGGTTCTGGCGCAGTATCAAGGTGCCGTTTCGTCCCTGAATGCGAACAATACTCCGATGGCTCCTCCGCCGCTGCCGTTCTGGCGCGTTCGGAACACCAAAGTTTTTCTGATTCCCGGCGCCGGCTCCAATGGCGCCAATGTGGCGGTTCAAGTCGGTCGCGATGGCGTCGCGATGGTGGATTCGGGCTCCGCGGAGAACGCGGACAAGCTGCTGGCGACGGTGAAGTATCTCGAGAATCTTGAAAACTCCATTCCCCAGCCACTCGGCTTCGCTTCGGAAACTCGAAGCATGATCAACTTCAACAGCGTGGCGCCGGCCGAAGGCATCCGCTGGATCATCAATACAACGATCGGCCCCGAGCACATCGGCGGCAATGAAAAGATCAGCGGCGGCGGCGTCACAATTTCCGGCGGCAACGTCGGCGCGTATGCCCCTTCGGGAGCCGCAATTTTTTCGCGTGAAGAACTGCTGGCCCGATTGAGCGAAACCAAGCCCGGCCAGAAGCCCACAGCGGCTGGAATGCTGCCGACCGATACGTACAGTCTCCCGCAGCTGAAGTTCAATAATTTTGTGAATGGCGAAGGCATCATGCTGTACCACGCGCCGAAGGCCACGACCGATGGAGACACCATCGTGTATTTCCGCGGCTCGGATGTCATCGTTTCGGGAGATCTTTTCCGCCAGGATACCTGGCCGGTCATCGATGTCGACAAAGGCGGCACGATTCAAGGCGTCCTCGACGCGCTGAACCATATCCTGGACCTCTCGATTCCGGAGTTCCGCGAAGAAGGCGGCACGATGATCATCCCCGGGCATGGCCGCCTCAGTGACTCTGCCGATGTCGGTTACTACCGCGATATGTGCACGGTCATTCGCGATCGCATTCAGGACATGGTGAACCGGGGCCTGTCCCTGCAGCAGGTGAGAGCTGCAAAGCCTACAATGGACTACGATCTTCGGTACGGTACGGCAACCGGCCCGTGGACTACCGACATGTTTGTTGAGGCGGTATACAAAACGCTAAAGCCGAAGAAATAG
- a CDS encoding DUF6152 family protein: MKRALFALFAVAMLVSGVQLYAHHSFAATYHEDQSMKIDGTLVQFQFRNPHSFVQVDAMDSKGVMQRWGVEWGGAGQLGGQGINRYTLKVGDHVIITGNPGRNPDEHRMRMTGLKRPASGETPELSWGTKPGETFD, from the coding sequence ATGAAACGCGCACTTTTCGCTCTCTTCGCCGTTGCCATGCTGGTCTCCGGTGTTCAGCTGTACGCCCACCATTCGTTCGCGGCGACGTACCATGAAGACCAGTCGATGAAGATTGACGGCACGCTGGTCCAGTTCCAGTTCCGCAATCCCCATTCATTCGTCCAGGTGGATGCGATGGATTCCAAAGGCGTCATGCAGCGTTGGGGTGTGGAATGGGGCGGCGCCGGGCAGCTCGGTGGTCAGGGCATCAACCGCTACACGCTGAAGGTTGGCGACCACGTCATCATCACGGGCAATCCGGGCCGCAATCCCGATGAGCATCGCATGCGCATGACAGGCTTGAAGCGTCCCGCATCCGGTGAGACGCCGGAGTTGAGCTGGGGCACGAAGCCTGGGGAAACCTTCGACTAA